The Rhizobium sp. ACO-34A genome segment ACACCTTCTTCAGCAAGAGCGGCACGGCCGTGCGCGGCTATAACAACAACGATCCGGAAGTCTTCGCCGCGCTCGACAAGGCGCGCACGATGACCAATGCCGACGAACGTTGCGCCCTCTATCAGAAGATGAACGAGCGGATCGTGCAGGAAGATGCGGCTTGGGTGCCGCTGTTCAGCCTCGATCACACCTATGTCGTCCAGCCGCGCGTGAAGAACTTCACCGTTCCGTGGAACGGCTGGAGCGACATGAGCTACTACCAGATGGAAGTCGAGTAAGACCTGTTGCGCGGCGGGTCTCGCTGGAGATCCGCCGCCTCCGCCTGCTCTCGTCCATCCTTCCCGGCTCCTTGAGGCCCGCACCGGTGCGGCCTTCGAACCGGCGACCGACCATGAAAGAAATCCACCGATGCTGATGTTTGCTATAAAGCGCATCGCGGCTTCGATCCCTGTTCTGATCGGCATCACGGCGCTGCTCTTCGTCATGCTGAACGTCATTCCGGGCGATCCGATCGCTCTCCTGATGAAGGAGCATGCGAGCCCCGAGGTTATCGAGCGCGTGCGCGCCCAGATGCATCTCGACGATCCGCTCATCACCCGCTACTTCCGCTTCCTTGCGGGCGCGGTGCAGGGCGATCTCGGCATGTCGATCAAGCTGAACCGCAGCGTGACGACGCTGATCCTCAACGCCTTCCCGAACACGCTTTATCTGGCGGTCTGTGCGGCGGTCGTTTCATGGGCGATCGGTATTCCGGTCGGGATTCTTTCGGCCGTGCGGCGCGATTCCGCGCTCGACCATTTCTTCATGGGCTTTTCGCTGCTCGGCGTTTCCATGCCGATCTTCTGGTCGGCCCTGCTGATGCAGTACATCTTCGCGCTCAAGCTGAAGTGGCTGCCCGTTTCCGGCTTCTACGGCTTCGAATATGTCATCATGCCGGCCATCGTGCTGGGCTGGAGTTCGGCGGGCGTGATTGCGCGCCTCACCCGCTCGAGCCTTCTGGAAGTCATGCGCCACGATTACATTCGAACCGCCCGCGCCAAGGGCCTGCGCGAGATCAAGGTCATCATGCGCCATGCGCTGAAGAACTCGCTCATTCCGGTGGTGACGATCATGGCGATCCAGGTGGCGAGCCTTCTTTCCGGCGCGGTCATCACCGAGGCGATCTTCGGCATTCCGGGCGTTGGCCGCATCTCCGTCAATGCCATCCAGGCCCGCGACATGCCGCTCCTCCAGGGGTCGGTTCTCTTTGCCACGGCGCTGGTCATTTTCGGCAATCTGGTGGCCGACATTCTCTATTCCGTTCTTGATCCCCGCATCCGTCACCAGATGAAGGGAGGCGTGAAATGACTGAGGTTACCGCATCTTCGGAAGAAATCGTCGAGGGCGTGGAAAGCGACAGCTTCCTGCGCGATACCATCCGGGTCTTCCGCAAGAACAAGATGGCGATGGTGGGCCTGATCCTCGTCAGCCTGCTCTTCCTCGTCGCCTTCTTCATCCCGATCATCAGCCCGCACGATCCTTACCGGGTGGCGCTCGACGAACAGTTCCTGCCGCCGTCTTCCAGCTACTGGCTCGGCACCGACAATTTCGGCCGTGACCTGCTGACGCGCATTCTCTATGGCGCGCGCATCTCGCTGCTGGTCGGCATCGTGCCGAGCTTCATCTCGCTGATGATCGGCGCTGTCATGGGCATCGTCAGCGGCTATTACGGCGGCAAGATCGATTTCATCATCATGCGGCTTGCCGACACGATGATCGCGTTTCCCTCGCTGCTGCTAGCCATGGTGGTGATGTACACGCTCGGCGCCAACCTCTTCAACATCTTCATTGCGCTCAGCCTCGTCGGCTGGGCAGGCGTTGCACGCGTGGTCCGCTCGCAGACGCTGGCGCTGAAGGAGAAGGAATTCATCGAGGCCGCCCGCGCCGTCGGAACGACGAGGGCGAAGATCATGGTCCGCCACATCTTCCCGAACATCGTGCCGACGCTGATCGTCCTCTTCTCGCTCAGCATTCCCGAAGCGATCATGTGGGAATCGAGCCTCTCCTTCCTCGGCGTCGGCGTTCAGCCGCCGGAAGCGAGCTGGGGCCTGCTGGTCGCCAAGGGCAAGGAATACCTGTTCGCCTCGCCGCTCGTCGCCATCATGCCCGGCGTCGCGATCCTGATCACGGTGCTCGCATTCAATTTCATCGGCGACGGTCTGCGCGACGCGCTCGACCCCTACATGAAGGACTGAGGCCGTGACGATGACGGATCAAAACCAGTTGCTGAGCGTGCGCAACCTGCGCACCGATTTCCGCGGCCATCGTGGCGCCGTGCGGGTGGTGGACAACGTGTCCTTCGACGTCGGACGCGGCCGGATCGTCGGCCTCGTCGGGGAATCCGGCTCCGGCAAGAGCGTCACCTCGCTCTCGCTCATGGGCCTCGTGGCGTCGCCCTCGGGCCTTGTTACCGCCGACAGCATCATGTTCGACGGGAGCGATCTGACGAAGCTCACCCCCGACCAGCTGCGCCACAAGCGCGGCCGCGACATGTCCATGGTCTTCCAGGAGCCGATGACCTCGCTCAACCCCGTGCGAACCATGGTGCAGCAGGTCGGCGAGCCCCTGTCCATCCATACGGATCTCGGCCGGCGCGCCATTCGCGAGAAGGTGCTGCACATGTTCGAGACGGTGGGCATTCCCGAGCCCGCCGCGCGTCTCGACGCCTATCCGCATGAACTCTCGGGCGGCCTTCGCCAGCGCGCGATGATTGCGATGGGCCTCATTTGCGAGCCCAAGCTGCTGATCGCCGACGAGCCGACCACGGCGCTCGACGTGACCACGCAGGCCCAGATCCTGCGGCTGATGGTGGCGCTGCGCGACCGGATCGGCACGGCGATCATCATGATTACCCACGATCTCGGCATCATCGCCGAGATGTGCGACGAGGTGAACGTGATGTATGCCGGCCAGATCGTAGAGCAGGCCGATGTCTTCGACCTGTTCGACCGGCCGTCGCATCCCTATACCCGCGGCCTGCTCGCCTCGATCCCCAAGGCGACGGAAAAGCGCACCGGCGAGCGCATGAGCAGCATCAAGGGCGTCGTGCCCAATCTGGCCAAGCTGCCGCAGGGCTGTCGGTTCCACCCCCGCTGTGGAGACGCCATGCCGATCTGCAGCGTGAAATCGCCGGAACTCGTTGATCTCGGAAAAGGCCACAAGGCCCGCTGCTGGCTCCACGACAAGCAGGGAGCCGCGGCATGAGCGAAGTCCTCATTTCCACCGACCAGCTGACCAAGTATTACCGCATGAGCGCCGGCTTCCTCGGCTCGCGCGACAAGGTGATCCGGGCCGTCGACGGCGTCAGCCTCGAAATCTACGAGCGGGAAACCTTCGCGCTGGTGGGAGAATCCGGTTGCGGCAAGACCACGCTCGGGCGCGCCATGCTGCGGCTGGTCGAGCGCACTGCCGGCAGCGTCAACTATCGCGGACAGGATCTCCATTCGCTCGACGAAGGCTCGATGCGGGCGCTGCGCAAGAAGCTGCAGATCGTTTTCCAGGACCCGTTCGCCTCGCTCAATCCGCGCATGCGTGTGAAGGACATTCTGGCCGAACCGCTGAGGGCGCATTCCTACGGAACAGAAGCCCGGATCGAGGAACGCTGCCGGGAACTGCTCGAAGTGGTGGGCCTGCGGCCCCACCTGATGCGGCATTATCCGCACCAGTTCAGCGGTGGCCAGCGTCAGCGTATCGGCATTGCCCGCGCGCTCGCCAACAACCCGGAATTCGTCGTCTGCGACGAGGCCGTTTCCGCGCTCGACGTGTCGATCCAGGCGCAGGTGCTGAACCTCCTGCGCGACCTGCAGGAACAGCTGAAGCTCACCTACCTGTTCATCACCCATGACCTGAGCGTGGTCAGGCAGTTTGCCGACCGCATCGGGGTGATGTTCCTTGGGCGGCTGGTGGAAGTGGGGACGACGGAGGAGATTTTCTCCAATCCGCGCCATCCCTACACCATGTTCCTGATCTCCGCCGTGCCGCGCGCCGATCCGCATCAGCGCAATCGCGAGCGTCCGGTGCTGGTGGGCGACATTCCGAGCCCGGTGAACCTGCCGAGCGGCTGTCGCTTCCACACGCGCTGCCCCTATGCCAAGGATATCTGCCGCACGGAAGATCCGGCGCTGGTGACCAATGACGGCCGGGGTGTTGCCTGTCATTTTCCGCTGGGCGAATAAGCCCGGCGGCTCTGTAAAGTTAGGGAAGGAAAGAACGTGGACCTGATCGTGAAGAAGATCGGCGACGAGCTGTGGGAAGCCCGTCATGGCGACCGGAGCTGGCGTTGCGCCGTTGGCCGCGGCGGCATTCATCTCGAAAAGACCGAGGGCGATGGCGTCAGCCCCGTCGGCTGCTGGCCGATCCGGCATGTCTATTACCGCGCCGACCGCATGGAAAAGCCCGCGACCGTCCTGCCCTGCACGCCCATCGACCGCCTCGACGGCTGGTGCGACGCGCCTTCCGATCCGCAGTACAACCGCAAGGTCCGGCTTCCCTACGCCGCAAGCCATGAGGAACTGTGGCGGGAAGACGAGGTCTACGACATCGTCGTGGTGCTCGGTCACAACGACGACCCGGTGGTGCCGGGCGCCGGCAGCGCGATCTTCCTGCATCTCGCGCGCGAGAACTATTCGCCGACGGCCGGGTGCGCCGCACTTTCCCGCGAGGACCTTCTGGAGTTTCTGGCCCGGGCGGAACCGTCCGTCAGCCTCTGCTTCAGCGATGCGGCCTGATCCCGCGTCGCATTCGCCCCTCAATACCCTTCCTTGATAGAAATCCGGATACTTCGTCATGGCGACGATCGACACTGCCGCGCTCGAACGGGCGCTGAACCTTCTTCCCTCCCGCTGCAAGGGTCCTGGAGGCGTGGCGGGCGTGGTGAAGGACGGCAGGATCGTCGCGCGCCGCGCATGGGGTTTTGCCGACACCTATCGCCGGCTGCCGATGACGGCTGCGACACGCCTGCCGATCTGCTCGATCTCCAAGCACTTCACCTGTGCGCTGTTGCTCGATCTGTTCGACGACCCTGCCGCGCTCGACGCGCAGGTCGCCGATTTCCTGCCCAATTATCGCGACCCGCTGCCGACCGTGGAGCAGCTTTGCCATAACCAGTCGGGCCTGCGCGATTACTGGGCGCTGACCGTTCTGCAAGGCGCGCTGCCGGAGATGAGTTTCCGCCGGGAAGATGCGCTGCCGCTGATCGCCCGCTCGAAGACCGACCATTTCCGGGCGGGCACGCTTTATTCCTACAACAACGCCAATTTCCGCATTCTGGCCGAACTGATCGAGCGCGGAACCGGACGCGATTTCGGCGCGCTTCTGTCGGAACGCCTGTTTGCGCCCGCGGGCATGAAGACGGCGGTTCTCTCGCAGGATGCGCGCCATCCGCTCGATGGTGTCATCGGCTACGAGGGCAATGACGAGGTCGGCTTCCTGCCCGCCGACAACGGCGTCTACTGGTTCGGCGATGCCGGCATCTCGGCCGCGCTGGACGACATGCTGGCCTGGGAAGTGCATATCGACGCGACGCGGGACGACCCTCAAGGCCTCTATAACCGCCTGACGGCGCCGGTGAGCTATTCCGACGGCTCGCTTGCGGATTACGGCTACGGCCTGCGCCGGGACAGCTGGGCGGGCGTGAAGTTCACCGGCCATGGCGGTGGTCTGCGCGGTTTCAGTTCCTATCGCCTGCATGCTGCCGAGGAACGGCTTTCGGTGGTGGTGATGTTCAACCACGACACCGGCACCTTTACTTCCGCGATCTCGCTGATGGAGGCTGCCCTCGGCATGCCGCCCCGGCCGAATACGTCCGTGAGACCGGAAGGATGGGACGGGTTGTGGCTGGACGAGGAGCGCGGGCTGATCCTGCGCACCGTTCAGGACGCCACCGGCGTAAAGCTCTATTACAGCCCGTCGCCGTCGCGTCTGACGGTCGGCACCGATGGCATCGCCCGTGGACAGGGATTGCGGCTGGAGAAGGACGGCGATGCGCTGGTCATGCACCGCAGCCAGGAAAACCTGCATGTCAGGGCGCGGCCGCTTACCCGCATCGATTATGCCGACGGCAGCGATATCGCCGGCCTCTATCATTCCGACGAACTGGATGCCGACCTCGAGATCGAGGCGCGGGACGGCGCGGTGCATGCCCTCTTCAAGGGCATGCTGGGAACGGGACCGATGGAGCGGATGTATCCGCTTGCCGAAGACATCTGGATCGTCACCTCCCGCCGCTCCATCGACGCCTCCCCGCCCGGTGACTGGACCGTCAGGGTGCGCAGGAACGCCGACGGTTCCGTCGCCGGCCTTACGATAGGCTGCTGGCTGGCTCGCAACATCGGGTATGATCGCGCTGGATGAATAGCGTGCTATCTACGCCATAAAGATGACCGGAGACCGCTTTCAGGCCTTTGGAATGATTGAGAACCGGGCGTCGGAACCCCGGTTCATATCCGCCGGCTCAGGCGGATTCGCGCAGGATGATTTCGGCGTTGAGCAGGACCTGTTCGTCGTGCTCCGGGGTCGAGCCGGCGTCTTCCTCGCCGAGCTTGCGCAGCAGAAGCTCCATGGCGATGCGGCCGATGTCGTTGTAGCTCTGGGCGACCGTGGTGATCGGCGGACAGGCGTAGCGCGACAGCGGGTGGTCGTCATGGCCGGCGATGCGAAGCTCCCGGTCCGGGCCGCGCCCGACCTTGATGCCGGCATGATAGGCGGCGGCAATCGCGCCGAAGGCCACGCGGTCGTTGGCGCAGAGAACGGTGCCTGTGGGGAAGCCGCCGTTTTCCAGAATGCGCAGCGTTTCCTCATAGCCGAATTTTTCGAAATCCCAGCCCGCCGTCTTTGCGATCGGCAGCACGACCGGCTCCATGCGCAGCTGCGACATGGCCTCGATATAGGCCGTTTCGCGGGTGCTGGCATTGGTGTTGACCGGTGGCATGCCGAGATAGCAGGGCGGCTCGCCCGAGCGGCATAGATAGTCGACTATCAGCTGGAAGCTCTGCCGGTTGTTGGTGCCGACGAAGGGTGACGTGTCGTCCAGCGGCGAGTCGACGAAGATCAGCGGGATGGATTCGGCCAGCGACCGCAGCGTCTCGTGATGAGACTGCACGCCGAGCGGGGCGATGATGGCGCCGGCGACGTTCATCGACTTGAACGTCTCGATGGCGCGCGCCTCCATCTCGGCATTGCCATCGGAAGACAGCACGAAGGCGAGGAAGCCGGAGGCATTGGCGATCAGTTCCACCCGCCGCGTCAGCGCCATGTAGAACGGGTCGGTCGAATTCGGGATGATGATTCCGAGGATATTGCTGCGCCGCCGGTTGAGATTGACGGCGAACATGTTGGGGCGGAAGCCGCTCTGCTTGAGCGCCGTCTCGATCAGGTCACGCGTCTTGCGGCGAACCGAACTCGGATCGTTGAAATACTTCGAGACGGTCGGCCGGGACAGCCCGACAAACTCGGCAAAGTCCTCCATGGTTCTGATGAGCCTGTCTGCCAAATCCGCTTTCACCCCGTTTCTCAATCGATTTAAATTATGGATATGGTTTCAACCAGAACTTCCGCTTCGCTGCAAGCCGCGCCTTGGACCGCGTTTCAATCTGATTGAATCGGAACTGCGCTCCAAGGCTTTCTTTTTCGAGCATGATCTTGTCGGCCTTCGTTTCACTCCGGTCGGATCATGCTCTGTCAGGCGCGGCAGGCTTCGAAATAGTCTTCCAGAACGTGGTCAACGGCGGCAAGCGCCAGCGCCTCGGCCTGCGGCTTCACGCGGCCTGCGCGTACGGCGGTATAGCTTGCCTGAAGATACTGGCTGATCAGCGTTTCGGGGATCTCGACCCCGTCGAGGATGGCGAAGAGTTCGCTGACGGCGGCGTTGATCTCGGGATGCGGCCAGTAGTAGCGGATGCGGTCGCTATAGCTGAAATGCCGCTGCAGTCGCTGTTCGTCCGCCGTACCGTGATAGTATT includes the following:
- a CDS encoding peptide ABC transporter ATP-binding protein, translated to MSEVLISTDQLTKYYRMSAGFLGSRDKVIRAVDGVSLEIYERETFALVGESGCGKTTLGRAMLRLVERTAGSVNYRGQDLHSLDEGSMRALRKKLQIVFQDPFASLNPRMRVKDILAEPLRAHSYGTEARIEERCRELLEVVGLRPHLMRHYPHQFSGGQRQRIGIARALANNPEFVVCDEAVSALDVSIQAQVLNLLRDLQEQLKLTYLFITHDLSVVRQFADRIGVMFLGRLVEVGTTEEIFSNPRHPYTMFLISAVPRADPHQRNRERPVLVGDIPSPVNLPSGCRFHTRCPYAKDICRTEDPALVTNDGRGVACHFPLGE
- a CDS encoding peptide ABC transporter ATP-binding protein; amino-acid sequence: MTDQNQLLSVRNLRTDFRGHRGAVRVVDNVSFDVGRGRIVGLVGESGSGKSVTSLSLMGLVASPSGLVTADSIMFDGSDLTKLTPDQLRHKRGRDMSMVFQEPMTSLNPVRTMVQQVGEPLSIHTDLGRRAIREKVLHMFETVGIPEPAARLDAYPHELSGGLRQRAMIAMGLICEPKLLIADEPTTALDVTTQAQILRLMVALRDRIGTAIIMITHDLGIIAEMCDEVNVMYAGQIVEQADVFDLFDRPSHPYTRGLLASIPKATEKRTGERMSSIKGVVPNLAKLPQGCRFHPRCGDAMPICSVKSPELVDLGKGHKARCWLHDKQGAAA
- a CDS encoding LacI family transcriptional regulator; the encoded protein is MEDFAEFVGLSRPTVSKYFNDPSSVRRKTRDLIETALKQSGFRPNMFAVNLNRRRSNILGIIIPNSTDPFYMALTRRVELIANASGFLAFVLSSDGNAEMEARAIETFKSMNVAGAIIAPLGVQSHHETLRSLAESIPLIFVDSPLDDTSPFVGTNNRQSFQLIVDYLCRSGEPPCYLGMPPVNTNASTRETAYIEAMSQLRMEPVVLPIAKTAGWDFEKFGYEETLRILENGGFPTGTVLCANDRVAFGAIAAAYHAGIKVGRGPDRELRIAGHDDHPLSRYACPPITTVAQSYNDIGRIAMELLLRKLGEEDAGSTPEHDEQVLLNAEIILRESA
- a CDS encoding peptide ABC transporter permease, producing MTEVTASSEEIVEGVESDSFLRDTIRVFRKNKMAMVGLILVSLLFLVAFFIPIISPHDPYRVALDEQFLPPSSSYWLGTDNFGRDLLTRILYGARISLLVGIVPSFISLMIGAVMGIVSGYYGGKIDFIIMRLADTMIAFPSLLLAMVVMYTLGANLFNIFIALSLVGWAGVARVVRSQTLALKEKEFIEAARAVGTTRAKIMVRHIFPNIVPTLIVLFSLSIPEAIMWESSLSFLGVGVQPPEASWGLLVAKGKEYLFASPLVAIMPGVAILITVLAFNFIGDGLRDALDPYMKD
- a CDS encoding glutathione ABC transporter permease GsiC (with GsiABD is involved in the transport of glutathione into the cell) — its product is MLMFAIKRIAASIPVLIGITALLFVMLNVIPGDPIALLMKEHASPEVIERVRAQMHLDDPLITRYFRFLAGAVQGDLGMSIKLNRSVTTLILNAFPNTLYLAVCAAVVSWAIGIPVGILSAVRRDSALDHFFMGFSLLGVSMPIFWSALLMQYIFALKLKWLPVSGFYGFEYVIMPAIVLGWSSAGVIARLTRSSLLEVMRHDYIRTARAKGLREIKVIMRHALKNSLIPVVTIMAIQVASLLSGAVITEAIFGIPGVGRISVNAIQARDMPLLQGSVLFATALVIFGNLVADILYSVLDPRIRHQMKGGVK
- a CDS encoding aminopeptidase (intracellular enzymes acting on low molecular weight D-amino acid amides, esters and oligopeptides containing D-amino acids; these proteases release the N-terminal D-amino acid from a peptide, and show higher affinity for D-Ala, D-Ser or D-Thr; no preference for the stereochemistry of the second amino acid), whose product is MATIDTAALERALNLLPSRCKGPGGVAGVVKDGRIVARRAWGFADTYRRLPMTAATRLPICSISKHFTCALLLDLFDDPAALDAQVADFLPNYRDPLPTVEQLCHNQSGLRDYWALTVLQGALPEMSFRREDALPLIARSKTDHFRAGTLYSYNNANFRILAELIERGTGRDFGALLSERLFAPAGMKTAVLSQDARHPLDGVIGYEGNDEVGFLPADNGVYWFGDAGISAALDDMLAWEVHIDATRDDPQGLYNRLTAPVSYSDGSLADYGYGLRRDSWAGVKFTGHGGGLRGFSSYRLHAAEERLSVVVMFNHDTGTFTSAISLMEAALGMPPRPNTSVRPEGWDGLWLDEERGLILRTVQDATGVKLYYSPSPSRLTVGTDGIARGQGLRLEKDGDALVMHRSQENLHVRARPLTRIDYADGSDIAGLYHSDELDADLEIEARDGAVHALFKGMLGTGPMERMYPLAEDIWIVTSRRSIDASPPGDWTVRVRRNADGSVAGLTIGCWLARNIGYDRAG